One genomic window of Desulfuromonas sp. AOP6 includes the following:
- a CDS encoding ATP-binding protein, with amino-acid sequence MSPETKKHKDPILETRKRRREWTLIILVICLVLLFSQFETQLFELTSGVPVSNSILLLALININILFIVLLLFLIFRNLFKLILERRKNVPGARLRSKLVIAFVSLSLVPTMLLFFVSAGFISNTIENWFNSQIETSLQESLDVAQTYYKNSAANALYYAEQLALIIKDNKLLNQENLPKLVEVIKQKQKEYNLGIVEVFSSTYEELVRASNPQVPASEFTDPGSDNIREALQGNRFTRITPIGKADLIRGIVPVYSNWNPNDVVGVVVVNYYVPYSLVAKMKEISTSFEQYKSSKLLKGRIQKSYVVVLLLIALVIIFMATWFGFHLARGITVPIQELAVATNKIAGGDLNVKIDVQSDDEIGTLVQAFNKMTADLRKSQAAINKANQEFHASNLELDQRRRYMEIVLKNVTAGVISLDKQGNITTINKSAELLLRIKTGKILGKNFREVVDANHLPMIKDLLKDLISSGKDSVRKQITVSIQDSKITLLVNVTTLRDENGEFMGTVVVFDDLTHLLKAQRMAAWREVARRIAHEIKNPLTPIQLSAQRLRRRYLDRFSKDDTVFDECTMMIVRQVDELKNLVNEFSSFARMPASNPTPNNINEILSEAMRLYQEAHKEIGFSFQPDPGMPVFNLDRDQIKRAFINLLDNAVGAVGDEGTIHMGSAYNPALQMAIITISDSGCGIPAEDKPRLFEPYFSTKKSGTGLGLAIVSTIIADHNGYIRVRDNYPKGTKFIVELPVGENPMTG; translated from the coding sequence ATGTCGCCAGAGACGAAAAAACATAAAGATCCCATTCTTGAAACCAGGAAAAGACGCCGCGAATGGACTCTTATCATCCTGGTAATCTGTCTCGTTCTTCTGTTTTCGCAGTTTGAAACTCAGCTTTTTGAACTCACCTCAGGTGTCCCTGTTTCCAACAGCATCCTGCTTCTGGCGCTGATCAACATCAACATTCTGTTCATTGTCCTCCTGCTTTTCCTTATCTTCAGGAATTTATTTAAACTCATTCTCGAGCGGCGCAAAAACGTGCCCGGCGCACGTCTGCGGTCCAAGCTGGTCATCGCTTTTGTTTCCCTGTCCCTCGTGCCCACGATGTTGCTTTTTTTCGTATCGGCCGGATTCATCAGCAACACCATTGAAAATTGGTTCAACAGTCAGATCGAAACATCACTTCAGGAATCTCTGGATGTCGCTCAGACCTACTACAAAAACTCGGCCGCCAATGCCCTCTATTATGCGGAACAACTCGCCCTGATCATCAAGGACAACAAACTTCTCAACCAGGAGAATCTACCGAAACTGGTGGAAGTCATCAAACAGAAGCAGAAAGAATACAACCTGGGCATCGTTGAGGTCTTTTCAAGCACTTACGAGGAACTTGTGCGGGCCTCAAATCCACAAGTGCCTGCTTCTGAATTCACTGACCCAGGTTCGGACAATATAAGGGAGGCCCTCCAGGGCAACCGATTCACGCGGATCACCCCCATAGGAAAAGCAGACCTCATCCGGGGGATCGTCCCCGTTTACTCCAATTGGAATCCCAACGATGTTGTCGGCGTAGTTGTCGTCAACTACTACGTTCCCTATAGTCTGGTTGCCAAGATGAAGGAAATTTCCACATCCTTCGAGCAGTACAAAAGCAGCAAACTGCTCAAGGGGCGCATCCAGAAAAGCTATGTCGTCGTTCTTCTTCTTATTGCGCTGGTCATTATTTTCATGGCAACCTGGTTTGGTTTTCACCTTGCCCGGGGAATTACCGTACCCATTCAGGAGTTGGCTGTTGCGACCAACAAAATCGCCGGTGGCGATCTCAATGTGAAGATTGACGTACAAAGCGATGATGAAATTGGAACCCTTGTACAGGCTTTCAATAAAATGACCGCGGACTTGCGCAAGAGTCAGGCTGCCATCAACAAAGCTAATCAGGAATTTCATGCCTCGAATCTGGAGCTTGATCAACGACGCCGCTACATGGAGATTGTACTTAAAAATGTGACCGCCGGCGTTATTTCGCTTGATAAACAGGGCAACATCACTACGATCAATAAATCGGCAGAGCTTTTATTGAGAATCAAAACAGGGAAAATTCTTGGAAAAAACTTTCGCGAGGTAGTTGACGCCAACCATCTGCCCATGATTAAGGACCTTCTCAAGGACCTTATTTCTTCGGGCAAGGATTCAGTACGCAAACAAATCACCGTATCTATACAGGACAGCAAGATCACTCTTTTAGTCAATGTAACCACTTTGCGCGACGAGAATGGTGAGTTCATGGGAACCGTGGTCGTATTTGACGACTTGACCCATTTGCTCAAAGCACAGAGAATGGCGGCATGGCGAGAGGTCGCACGACGTATTGCCCACGAGATAAAAAACCCATTGACACCGATCCAGCTTTCCGCACAAAGACTTCGAAGACGGTATCTTGATCGTTTTTCCAAGGACGACACGGTTTTTGACGAATGCACCATGATGATTGTGCGACAAGTTGACGAACTTAAAAATCTCGTCAATGAATTTTCCAGTTTTGCCCGCATGCCAGCCAGCAATCCAACCCCGAACAATATCAACGAAATACTTTCCGAGGCAATGCGACTCTACCAGGAAGCACACAAAGAGATCGGCTTCTCCTTTCAGCCCGATCCAGGAATGCCTGTATTTAACCTTGACAGAGATCAGATCAAAAGGGCCTTTATCAATCTGCTTGACAACGCGGTTGGCGCCGTAGGAGACGAAGGAACCATCCACATGGGGTCAGCCTACAATCCAGCATTACAAATGGCAATCATCACCATTTCAGATTCAGGCTGCGGCATACCGGCGGAGGATAAACCCAGGCTGTTTGAACCCTATTTCTCTACCAAGAAATCCGGAACAGGCCTGGGGCTAGCCATTGTTTCAACCATTATCGCTGACCACAATGGATACATCCGGGTGCGAGACAACTATCCCAAAGGAACTAAGTTTATAGTTGAACTGCCCGTCGGTGAAAATCCTATGACCGGTTAA
- a CDS encoding cell division protein ZapB, whose product MDLDVVFRLEEKLDNLLKQHQDLLDECRQLRGEKEAFLKERDRVRAELDRMLGKLDRVDREIS is encoded by the coding sequence ATGGATCTGGATGTCGTTTTCCGGCTTGAGGAAAAGCTCGATAACCTGTTGAAACAACACCAGGATCTACTGGATGAATGCAGACAACTCCGTGGAGAGAAAGAAGCCTTTCTGAAGGAACGCGACAGGGTTCGTGCTGAACTGGACAGAATGTTGGGCAAACTCGACCGCGTTGATCGGGAGATCTCTTGA
- the lpxC gene encoding UDP-3-O-acyl-N-acetylglucosamine deacetylase, which translates to MIFQRTIAQTTSISGIGLHSGHRINMTLRPAEAGTGIIFHRSEGDRVVSIEAISANVVDTRLATVLGKNGLQVSTVEHFMAALTAFGIDNLHVDIDGPEIPVMDGSSVPFVELLQDAGVSNLARSRKFLAVRKPITVIDGEKRVSLIPSRFFRITAEIAFEHPCISHQQRSLKFSREAFIKEIAPARTFGFLKEVEYLKANGLARGGSMENAVVIGEDKILNPEGLRFSDEFVRHKILDSVGDFSLLGYPILGHFKTFKAGHDINHKMVEQILSSPDCWKLVEFSEEEIDNALNANSPAYATELALSKA; encoded by the coding sequence ATGATTTTTCAGCGCACAATAGCCCAGACGACCTCCATATCCGGCATAGGCCTTCACTCCGGCCATCGGATCAACATGACCCTTCGGCCTGCTGAGGCAGGAACTGGCATCATTTTCCACCGTTCCGAAGGAGATCGCGTGGTTTCCATTGAAGCCATTTCAGCCAATGTTGTGGACACCCGGCTGGCTACGGTCTTGGGTAAAAATGGCTTGCAGGTTTCTACCGTTGAACATTTTATGGCTGCGCTTACAGCCTTTGGCATAGACAACCTTCACGTGGATATCGACGGCCCTGAAATTCCGGTCATGGATGGAAGCTCTGTTCCTTTTGTGGAACTGCTGCAGGACGCCGGGGTGAGCAACCTGGCCCGCAGCCGCAAATTCCTGGCGGTTCGCAAGCCTATCACGGTCATTGACGGAGAAAAACGCGTCAGCCTGATTCCTTCTCGCTTTTTTCGCATCACCGCCGAGATTGCCTTTGAGCATCCCTGCATCTCACATCAACAGCGGTCTCTAAAGTTTTCTCGCGAAGCCTTCATTAAAGAAATCGCACCGGCCCGCACTTTCGGGTTTCTAAAAGAGGTGGAATATCTTAAAGCCAATGGGTTGGCCCGTGGAGGCTCGATGGAAAATGCCGTGGTCATTGGCGAAGACAAAATTCTCAACCCGGAGGGACTTCGGTTCAGCGACGAGTTCGTCCGCCACAAGATACTGGATTCCGTAGGAGACTTCAGCCTCCTGGGTTACCCAATTCTTGGCCACTTTAAAACCTTCAAGGCTGGGCATGACATCAACCATAAAATGGTTGAGCAAATTCTGTCTTCACCTGACTGCTGGAAACTGGTCGAATTTTCCGAGGAAGAAATCGATAACGCCCTCAACGCCAACTCTCCCGCTTACGCTACTGAACTTGCCTTATCTAAGGCGTAG
- the ftsY gene encoding signal recognition particle-docking protein FtsY, whose amino-acid sequence MKESMLIWLNQFAELLVRIGVPEEYGVMGALAALYLLLTLLVLFMVVLLLRRRSRKMDVPAEGENVGQADEEPGEVEAEVGAQARPEGMPEASAETEIEFSSQPAVERLGAHPEGGPEASEETPQSLFERMRKGLAKTQSAVMGRIDSLLKAHKGEDAEMLEELEEILISADFGMKTTMELTAAIQKRLAKGGAPRHEVVRSVLQEEIRHRLRLEAAPLDFSTASPYVIMVVGVNGVGKTTTIGKLAKQLTSQGKKVVLGAGDTFRAAAAQQLTIWGERAGAEVICHDEGADPAAVAFDAIKAAIARKADVLILDTAGRLHTKVNLMEEMKKIRRVLHRELSGAPHETLLVLDATTGQNALVQARLFKEAVEVSGIALTKLDGTAKGGMVAAIGSELELPVRFVGIGEGVNDLREFDPDLFVEALFQRN is encoded by the coding sequence TGCTGCTCTGTATCTTCTGTTGACCTTGTTGGTCCTGTTTATGGTCGTCCTGCTGCTGAGAAGGCGTTCCAGAAAAATGGACGTTCCTGCGGAAGGGGAGAACGTAGGGCAAGCGGATGAAGAGCCAGGCGAGGTAGAGGCAGAAGTTGGTGCTCAGGCGCGCCCCGAGGGGATGCCCGAGGCATCTGCCGAAACCGAGATAGAATTTTCCAGCCAGCCTGCTGTCGAGCGCCTTGGCGCTCACCCGGAGGGTGGCCCTGAAGCTTCCGAGGAAACGCCTCAAAGCCTTTTTGAGCGCATGCGCAAGGGCCTGGCCAAGACCCAGTCAGCTGTTATGGGGCGTATCGATTCTTTGCTGAAAGCCCATAAAGGTGAAGATGCCGAAATGCTCGAAGAGTTGGAGGAAATTCTGATTTCCGCTGATTTCGGCATGAAGACCACGATGGAGCTGACGGCCGCCATCCAGAAGCGTCTGGCCAAAGGGGGAGCTCCCCGCCACGAAGTGGTTCGTAGTGTTCTGCAGGAAGAAATCAGGCACCGACTCCGTCTGGAGGCGGCTCCTCTCGATTTTTCCACGGCATCGCCCTATGTCATCATGGTGGTGGGAGTTAACGGCGTCGGCAAAACGACAACCATCGGCAAATTGGCGAAACAGTTGACATCGCAAGGTAAAAAAGTTGTTCTTGGCGCTGGCGACACCTTTCGCGCGGCCGCGGCACAACAGCTGACCATTTGGGGGGAGCGGGCCGGTGCCGAAGTGATTTGTCATGATGAAGGCGCTGATCCGGCTGCCGTTGCCTTTGATGCCATCAAGGCCGCCATTGCCCGTAAGGCTGATGTCCTTATCCTCGATACAGCGGGGAGGCTCCATACGAAAGTAAATCTGATGGAAGAGATGAAGAAAATTCGCCGTGTTCTCCATCGGGAACTCTCTGGAGCACCCCATGAGACCCTGCTCGTTCTTGATGCGACCACCGGACAAAATGCCCTTGTTCAGGCCCGGCTGTTTAAGGAGGCTGTTGAGGTTTCCGGCATCGCTCTGACAAAACTTGACGGTACGGCCAAGGGCGGCATGGTCGCGGCCATCGGCAGCGAACTTGAATTGCCCGTTCGTTTCGTCGGTATTGGCGAAGGCGTCAATGACCTCCGCGAGTTTGATCCCGACCTATTTGTTGAGGCCCTTTTTCAGAGAAATTGA
- a CDS encoding 5-formyltetrahydrofolate cyclo-ligase: MPKHSIRERMLAERRHLAPATCFSRSLLAQRRLLQTPEFQSARTVGLYSPIMNEVFTETLFEVARDQGKQILYPRVGKDLLEFVVVEDRKELVHGRFGVLEPIGQVVLVAADIDFLVIPGLAFDLSGFRLGYGKGCYDRALAQRAGRGVLAGLCFDFQVLAQLPTELHDIRLDLVLTESRTINNIR, translated from the coding sequence ATGCCAAAACACTCCATCCGGGAAAGGATGCTGGCCGAGCGTCGGCATCTGGCTCCTGCCACCTGCTTCAGTCGAAGTCTTCTGGCGCAGCGGCGGCTTCTGCAAACGCCTGAATTCCAGTCTGCCCGCACTGTGGGACTCTATAGTCCCATCATGAATGAAGTTTTTACCGAAACCCTTTTTGAGGTGGCCCGGGATCAGGGGAAGCAAATTCTTTATCCGAGAGTAGGAAAAGATTTGCTTGAATTTGTCGTAGTCGAGGATCGAAAAGAGTTGGTACATGGTCGTTTCGGTGTGCTCGAACCCATCGGACAGGTGGTTCTCGTTGCCGCCGATATCGATTTCCTGGTGATTCCCGGCCTTGCTTTCGATTTGTCGGGATTCAGGTTGGGCTATGGTAAGGGTTGCTATGATCGCGCTCTTGCCCAGCGGGCCGGGCGGGGTGTATTGGCCGGGCTCTGTTTTGATTTCCAGGTTCTTGCGCAATTGCCGACAGAACTGCACGACATCCGACTGGATCTTGTGCTGACGGAGAGTCGGACGATTAATAATATCAGGTGA
- a CDS encoding TIGR00282 family metallophosphoesterase: protein MNILFIGDVVGRAGRQVLAQTLDRLVDHHQVDLIVVNGENAAAGFGLTADIVREFFDLGVDVITTGNHIWDKKEIYDTLDREPALLRPANYPEGLPGRGVGVYSTSAGIKVGVINLEGRVFMKNLECPFREADRLIEQIRGETRIILVDFHAEATSEKVALGHYLDGRVSALVGTHTHVQTADEYIMAGGTAYITDAGMTGSLDAVIGIRKELAIERFLTQLPVRFEVAKKDPVLCGVLFAIDEKTGRATGVSRVREELVSR from the coding sequence TTGAATATTCTTTTTATTGGAGATGTTGTTGGCAGGGCAGGCCGTCAGGTCCTTGCGCAGACGCTAGATCGCCTGGTGGATCATCACCAGGTAGATCTGATCGTCGTTAATGGAGAGAATGCGGCGGCCGGGTTCGGTCTGACCGCCGATATCGTTCGGGAGTTTTTTGATCTCGGTGTTGATGTCATCACTACCGGAAATCACATTTGGGACAAGAAGGAGATCTACGATACCCTCGATAGAGAACCGGCTCTCCTTCGACCAGCCAACTACCCTGAGGGTCTCCCTGGGCGCGGTGTGGGGGTGTACTCCACCAGTGCCGGTATCAAGGTCGGGGTGATTAACCTGGAAGGACGGGTTTTTATGAAAAACCTAGAGTGCCCTTTCCGGGAAGCCGACAGGTTGATCGAGCAGATCAGGGGAGAGACCCGGATTATTCTCGTCGACTTCCATGCGGAGGCTACCAGTGAGAAGGTGGCCCTCGGGCACTATCTTGATGGACGGGTTTCTGCCCTCGTCGGTACTCACACGCATGTCCAGACGGCTGATGAGTACATTATGGCTGGGGGGACAGCCTATATTACCGATGCCGGCATGACCGGAAGCCTTGACGCTGTTATCGGCATCCGTAAAGAGTTGGCCATTGAACGATTTTTGACCCAGTTGCCGGTTCGTTTCGAGGTCGCCAAAAAAGATCCCGTTTTATGTGGGGTGCTGTTCGCTATAGATGAGAAAACCGGCCGAGCGACAGGAGTCTCCCGTGTCAGGGAAGAGCTTGTCTCTCGTTAA
- a CDS encoding sigma-54 dependent transcriptional regulator, with translation MKTILIVDDEESIRESLKGILQDEGFRPVLAKNGEEALQSLREETPDLILLDIWMPGMDGIETLRRIRDDFPDQLVVMMSGHGTIETAVKATKLGAYDFIEKPLSLEKVLLCIQNAMRVTQLVQENQSLKSKINKDNEMIGVSIQIKELKRQIAMAAPTSGWVLITGENGTGKELVAREIHSLSNRYEKPFVEVNCAAIPEELIESELFGHEKGAFTGATAQRKGKFDLAHEGTLFLDEIGDMSLKTQAKVLRILQEKKFERVGGQRTIEVDVRVIAATNKNLEEEIRLGNFREDLYYRLNVIPFHVPPLRERGEDIPLLIEHFLEHFCGKESRAIKTMTPEAINLLKNYPWPGNVRELKNIIERLVIMTPDDVITAKNLPESITGKASSSGKVSSFSTAEYATYKEAKEEFERDFIIQKLEENDWNISRTAETIEIERSNLHRKIKAFGIELRK, from the coding sequence ATGAAAACAATTCTTATTGTTGACGATGAAGAAAGCATAAGAGAAAGCCTGAAGGGGATACTTCAAGACGAAGGTTTTCGACCTGTATTAGCCAAAAACGGTGAGGAAGCTCTGCAATCTTTACGTGAGGAGACCCCGGACCTCATACTGCTTGACATCTGGATGCCGGGCATGGATGGAATTGAAACCCTGCGTCGTATTCGGGATGATTTTCCCGACCAGCTCGTCGTCATGATGAGTGGGCACGGCACGATTGAAACCGCAGTTAAAGCGACCAAGCTCGGGGCCTACGACTTTATTGAAAAACCACTTTCCCTGGAAAAGGTGCTCTTGTGTATTCAAAACGCCATGAGGGTAACCCAGCTCGTGCAGGAGAACCAATCATTAAAGAGCAAAATAAATAAAGACAATGAAATGATTGGGGTGAGCATCCAGATTAAGGAGCTGAAACGCCAGATCGCGATGGCGGCGCCGACATCAGGGTGGGTTTTGATAACCGGTGAGAACGGTACCGGGAAAGAACTTGTCGCTCGCGAGATACACTCCTTATCCAATCGATATGAGAAACCTTTCGTTGAAGTAAATTGCGCGGCCATCCCTGAAGAGTTGATTGAAAGTGAACTGTTCGGCCATGAAAAAGGGGCTTTTACGGGAGCGACTGCACAGCGTAAAGGCAAGTTTGACCTGGCACACGAAGGAACCCTGTTCCTTGACGAGATTGGGGATATGAGCCTGAAAACTCAGGCTAAAGTGTTACGTATATTGCAGGAAAAAAAGTTTGAACGCGTGGGAGGACAAAGGACAATTGAGGTGGACGTGCGTGTGATTGCCGCAACCAATAAAAACCTCGAAGAAGAAATTCGCTTAGGAAACTTCAGGGAAGATCTATACTATCGCCTTAATGTCATCCCTTTTCATGTCCCACCGCTGCGAGAAAGGGGCGAAGACATACCTCTCCTTATCGAACATTTCCTCGAGCACTTCTGTGGAAAAGAGAGCAGGGCCATTAAGACAATGACACCAGAGGCCATTAATCTACTAAAAAATTACCCTTGGCCAGGCAATGTGCGGGAATTGAAGAATATCATCGAACGCCTTGTCATCATGACTCCCGACGACGTGATTACAGCAAAAAACCTGCCAGAAAGCATTACGGGCAAAGCGAGCTCGAGCGGAAAAGTCTCTTCGTTTTCAACCGCGGAATATGCAACATATAAAGAGGCCAAAGAAGAATTCGAACGAGATTTTATAATCCAGAAACTTGAAGAGAATGACTGGAATATTTCAAGAACCGCAGAAACCATTGAAATAGAACGATCCAACCTTCACCGAAAAATAAAAGCTTTCGGGATCGAACTACGCAAATAA
- the rny gene encoding ribonuclease Y: MNIFLLLVLLAACAAAGFVIGTLIQRKMADSRVSGAERASEKIVDEAKREADTIRKEAILQAKDAVFQAKSEWENEARELRRELQTQEKRFLQKEENLDRRAIQLDSREEELLKSERSVLQREERLAGKEKDIDQLVAEQKQQLERMSGLSSEEAKRQLMEAMESEARHDAAKRIKQIEEEAKETADKKAKEILALAIQRYAGDFVAEKTVSVVPLPSDEMKGRIIGREGRNIRAIEAATGIDLIIDDTPEAVIISGFNPVRREVARLSLERLIGDGRIHPARIEEVVNKATQDVDEAIREAGEQATFDVGVHGIHPEIIKLIGRLRYRTSYGQNVLQHSLEVAFLCGIMAAELGINVKQAKRAGLLHDIGKAVDHEIEGSHAVIGADLARKYGEAPKIVHAIAAHHEDEKPETILAVLVQAADALSGARPGARREMLETYVKRLADLERIGTSFQGVTSCYAIQAGREIRVMVSSDAVSDAQSYVVARDIARKIEAEMTYPGQIKVNVIRETRATEYAK; the protein is encoded by the coding sequence ATAAATATCTTTTTGTTGTTGGTATTGCTGGCTGCCTGCGCTGCCGCCGGCTTCGTCATCGGAACTCTGATTCAGAGAAAAATGGCCGATTCCCGGGTCTCTGGGGCCGAAAGAGCCTCCGAGAAGATTGTTGATGAAGCGAAAAGAGAAGCGGACACTATCCGTAAGGAAGCCATCCTTCAGGCGAAGGATGCTGTTTTTCAAGCGAAGTCCGAGTGGGAGAATGAAGCCCGGGAGTTGCGGCGGGAACTGCAGACCCAGGAGAAACGCTTCCTACAGAAAGAGGAAAATCTCGACCGCCGAGCGATTCAACTGGATAGCCGTGAAGAGGAGCTGCTTAAAAGTGAGCGCTCTGTATTGCAACGGGAAGAACGGTTGGCCGGCAAGGAAAAAGATATTGACCAACTGGTTGCTGAGCAGAAGCAGCAGTTGGAGCGTATGTCTGGGCTGAGTTCCGAAGAGGCGAAGCGGCAATTGATGGAGGCTATGGAAAGTGAGGCTCGTCATGATGCGGCCAAAAGGATCAAGCAAATAGAGGAGGAAGCCAAGGAGACCGCCGACAAGAAAGCCAAGGAGATCCTTGCTCTTGCTATCCAGCGCTACGCCGGGGACTTTGTTGCTGAAAAGACCGTGAGTGTGGTGCCGTTGCCTTCCGATGAGATGAAGGGGCGGATCATCGGTCGGGAAGGGCGTAATATCAGGGCCATTGAGGCTGCCACGGGTATCGACCTGATCATCGACGACACCCCCGAGGCCGTCATTATCTCCGGCTTCAATCCGGTCCGCCGTGAGGTGGCCAGGCTCTCTCTGGAGCGTCTCATCGGGGATGGCCGTATTCATCCGGCCCGCATCGAGGAGGTCGTTAACAAAGCAACCCAGGATGTTGATGAAGCAATCAGGGAGGCCGGAGAGCAGGCCACCTTCGACGTCGGTGTGCACGGTATCCACCCGGAAATCATCAAGCTGATAGGGCGCCTGCGTTACCGTACCTCCTATGGCCAAAACGTGCTGCAGCACTCGCTTGAGGTCGCGTTTTTGTGTGGGATCATGGCAGCAGAGCTGGGCATTAATGTAAAGCAGGCCAAAAGAGCTGGACTGCTCCACGATATAGGGAAGGCTGTCGACCACGAAATTGAAGGTTCCCATGCCGTTATCGGCGCTGATCTCGCCCGAAAATACGGTGAGGCACCTAAGATCGTTCATGCAATAGCGGCTCACCACGAAGACGAGAAACCCGAAACTATTCTCGCCGTGCTGGTGCAGGCGGCCGACGCCCTCTCCGGAGCCCGGCCCGGTGCGCGGCGGGAGATGCTGGAAACCTATGTCAAGCGACTGGCGGATCTCGAACGCATTGGTACCTCGTTCCAGGGCGTTACCAGTTGCTACGCCATCCAGGCTGGCCGCGAAATTCGCGTCATGGTCTCCAGTGATGCGGTCTCTGACGCTCAGTCTTATGTGGTGGCCAGAGATATTGCCCGCAAGATAGAGGCGGAGATGACCTACCCGGGACAGATCAAGGTCAACGTTATCCGTGAAACCCGGGCGACGGAATATGCCAAGTAG
- the tyrS gene encoding tyrosine--tRNA ligase, producing MNTVQEQMAVIRRGAVEILVEAELEEKIKESIAKGVPLRIKAGFDPTAPDLHLGHTVLIQKLKQFQELGHEVCFLIGDFTGMIGDPTGKNETRKPLTREQVLANAQTYREQVFKILDPAKTKVVFNSSWMGPMTAADLIGLAARYTVARMLERDDFHKRFSGQQPIAIHEFLYPLVQGYDSVALKADVELGGTDQKFNLLVGRELQKQEGQRPQSVLTMPLLEGLDGVNKMSKSLGNYIGITEPPREIYGKVMSISDELMIRYYELLSDVDLAGLQQVKDGVAGKASGAHPMESKKALARELVTRFHGQDQASQAEMDFIQQFKQKEIPDDIPSVRMSSDGPVWICRLLVDAGLVASNGEARRMVKQGGIKLDGEKIVDADLEVQPQGEFVLQAGKRRFARITFGS from the coding sequence ATGAATACCGTACAGGAACAGATGGCCGTCATACGGCGTGGTGCCGTAGAAATACTGGTTGAGGCCGAATTGGAGGAGAAAATCAAGGAGTCGATCGCCAAGGGGGTTCCTCTCAGGATCAAGGCTGGCTTTGATCCAACAGCTCCTGATCTCCATCTCGGCCATACGGTTCTGATTCAAAAGCTTAAGCAGTTTCAGGAACTCGGCCATGAGGTCTGCTTTCTGATCGGTGACTTTACGGGCATGATTGGAGACCCGACGGGCAAGAACGAAACCCGCAAGCCTCTTACGCGGGAGCAAGTGCTTGCCAATGCCCAGACCTATCGGGAGCAGGTTTTTAAAATTCTTGACCCGGCAAAAACCAAGGTCGTCTTCAATAGTTCCTGGATGGGGCCGATGACTGCTGCTGATCTCATCGGCCTGGCGGCGCGCTACACGGTAGCTCGAATGCTTGAACGCGACGATTTTCACAAACGTTTCAGCGGGCAACAGCCCATTGCCATTCACGAATTCCTCTACCCTTTGGTGCAAGGCTATGACTCCGTAGCCCTCAAAGCCGATGTCGAACTGGGGGGGACAGATCAGAAATTCAACCTTCTGGTTGGCCGGGAATTGCAGAAGCAGGAGGGGCAGCGGCCCCAGTCCGTATTGACCATGCCGCTGCTCGAAGGGCTTGACGGGGTCAACAAGATGAGCAAGTCCCTGGGTAATTACATCGGCATCACCGAGCCTCCCCGCGAGATCTATGGTAAAGTCATGAGCATCTCCGACGAACTTATGATCCGCTATTATGAATTGCTTTCCGATGTGGACCTCGCCGGGCTGCAGCAGGTCAAGGACGGTGTTGCCGGCAAGGCATCCGGCGCCCATCCCATGGAAAGCAAAAAGGCTCTGGCTCGCGAGCTTGTCACGCGATTCCATGGGCAGGATCAGGCCAGTCAGGCGGAAATGGATTTTATCCAGCAATTTAAACAGAAGGAAATCCCCGACGATATTCCTTCTGTCCGCATGTCTTCTGATGGGCCGGTCTGGATATGCCGCCTGCTTGTCGATGCCGGGCTGGTGGCCTCCAATGGTGAAGCGCGCCGGATGGTCAAACAAGGAGGGATAAAGCTCGACGGTGAAAAAATTGTTGATGCGGACCTGGAAGTTCAGCCCCAGGGTGAATTTGTCCTGCAGGCAGGAAAGCGACGCTTTGCGAGGATCACTTTTGGTTCATAA
- a CDS encoding cell division protein ZapA — translation MKNAVQVTILGQQYTVKSDADAVDVHRVATFVNDQLSHVARGKKTADTLNSVILALMNLAGAHLQLLDAHSEAERHLHRLLKRLEEVAVDRG, via the coding sequence TTGAAGAATGCTGTCCAGGTAACGATCCTGGGGCAACAGTATACGGTTAAAAGTGACGCCGATGCTGTGGATGTGCATCGGGTTGCCACTTTCGTCAATGATCAGCTGTCTCACGTTGCCCGCGGTAAAAAGACGGCCGACACCCTGAATTCAGTCATCCTCGCTCTTATGAATCTGGCTGGAGCGCATCTGCAGTTGCTGGATGCCCACTCCGAGGCAGAAAGGCACCTCCATCGCTTACTGAAGCGGCTTGAGGAGGTAGCGGTCGACAGGGGCTGA